From Humisphaera borealis, the proteins below share one genomic window:
- a CDS encoding HEAT repeat domain-containing protein, translating to MTALLLAGCGGGGNAGRGGIAPPPSEPPRGFPPPRDVPIDPQLVASAKAELDKLLAAELAFDRVYAIEGLRYVEGEKASEPIIAQLSVKAQAVRFAAAMAAGDLKLEAAKPKLLDMVNDPDPRVQVAVRYALHKIGDTTHTQDLEKFATHGDPKVRGSTAMVLGRLNEPTAKGILRLLRADARPEVRQQADEALFLLDDTRGRDAILGYTTSSHPDDVIFAMRALAQKKDPGLKLYAWSKLSEANDASKGYLEVGLAAAMAVGAMGADDGYGVAMKGMADKDPQLGARRRMLAAATFGTIGRPDAQPFLATLLKDSDSEVRAAAATAILQIAKAPKKFNREGKVVN from the coding sequence ATGACAGCGCTGCTCCTGGCCGGGTGCGGCGGCGGCGGCAACGCAGGTCGCGGCGGCATCGCCCCGCCACCGTCGGAACCCCCGCGCGGCTTCCCACCGCCTCGCGACGTTCCCATCGATCCGCAACTGGTCGCGTCGGCCAAGGCGGAACTCGACAAGCTGCTCGCCGCGGAACTGGCGTTCGATCGCGTCTATGCCATTGAGGGGCTTCGCTACGTTGAGGGCGAGAAGGCCTCCGAACCGATCATCGCGCAGCTCAGCGTAAAGGCGCAGGCAGTTCGATTCGCCGCCGCGATGGCAGCCGGCGATCTGAAGCTCGAAGCCGCAAAGCCCAAACTCCTCGATATGGTGAACGACCCTGACCCGCGTGTGCAGGTCGCGGTGCGCTATGCGCTGCACAAGATCGGCGATACCACGCACACACAGGATTTGGAGAAGTTCGCGACGCACGGCGACCCGAAAGTCCGCGGCTCGACCGCCATGGTCCTCGGCCGGCTGAATGAACCGACCGCCAAGGGCATCCTGCGACTGCTGCGCGCCGACGCCCGCCCGGAAGTGCGCCAGCAGGCCGATGAGGCGCTTTTTCTGCTCGATGACACCCGCGGTCGCGATGCGATCCTCGGCTACACCACCAGCAGCCATCCCGACGACGTCATTTTCGCCATGCGGGCCCTGGCGCAGAAGAAAGATCCCGGCCTCAAGCTCTACGCGTGGTCCAAACTGTCAGAAGCCAATGACGCGTCGAAAGGCTACCTGGAAGTCGGCCTGGCGGCGGCGATGGCGGTCGGCGCGATGGGCGCCGACGACGGGTACGGAGTCGCCATGAAGGGCATGGCCGATAAAGACCCGCAACTGGGCGCACGGCGTCGCATGCTGGCGGCGGCCACGTTCGGAACCATCGGCCGGCCCGACGCCCAACCGTTCCTTGCGACGCTTCTCAAGGACTCTGACAGCGAAGTCCGCGCCGCAGCGGCCACGGCAATCCTGCAGATCGCCAAGGCCCCGAAGAAGTTCAACCGCGAAGGTAAGGTCGTGAACTGA
- a CDS encoding type II secretion system protein — translation MYPKPHSVRPLSRGVRAFTLVELLVVIGIIALLISILLPSLARAREQGNQVKCLSNLRQLGMGMIMYTNQNKGYFPFGSRYPADLVFNEDWIWYQEAPVAGIAPAPGRPVADVKQSAIVPYIGGFTAEVFRCPSDDYAAHVTAAPSGKYLYSYAMNGNFEGRSKVKITQIRNAPDKIILAEEDENSINDGLWAPGGGDITQTATARDLLGIRHDSRKQIPDPRDQQISTHPNGDRRGNAAFCDGHAEFISRRVAHDKKALLRAE, via the coding sequence ATGTACCCCAAGCCCCATTCCGTCCGGCCGTTGTCGCGTGGAGTGCGCGCATTCACACTCGTCGAGTTGCTGGTGGTCATTGGCATTATTGCCCTGCTGATTTCAATTCTTCTGCCTTCGCTGGCCCGAGCCCGCGAGCAGGGCAACCAGGTCAAGTGCCTGAGCAACCTGCGGCAACTGGGGATGGGGATGATCATGTACACGAACCAGAACAAGGGCTACTTCCCCTTCGGTTCGCGCTATCCGGCCGACCTGGTCTTTAACGAGGACTGGATCTGGTATCAGGAAGCGCCCGTCGCCGGTATTGCGCCGGCACCCGGACGTCCCGTCGCCGACGTGAAACAGTCGGCGATCGTGCCGTACATCGGCGGGTTCACCGCGGAGGTGTTCCGATGCCCCTCGGACGACTACGCCGCCCATGTGACGGCCGCCCCCAGCGGAAAATACTTGTACAGCTATGCGATGAACGGAAACTTTGAAGGTCGTTCCAAGGTAAAGATCACACAGATCCGCAACGCGCCGGACAAGATTATTCTTGCCGAAGAGGACGAGAACTCGATCAACGACGGCCTTTGGGCACCCGGCGGTGGTGATATCACACAAACGGCCACGGCACGCGATCTTCTGGGTATCCGACACGACAGCAGAAAACAGATCCCCGATCCTCGCGACCAACAGATCTCCACGCACCCCAACGGCGACCGCCGGGGTAACGCGGCATTCTGCGACGGCCACGCCGAGTTCATCTCCCGCCGTGTCGCTCACGACAAGAAGGCTCTCTTGCGGGCCGAGTGA
- a CDS encoding NADH-quinone oxidoreductase subunit C has translation MSRTIEHPALQPLKAQFPDIQFFVGEFRDMITVVVPREQIVRVCTFLRDDPNLRYDMLAEINSVDYLGYPNAKHRFAVNYGLTSIPHNNRLWLKVFLDPAHDTAPGSEWNKFRDEEVVEKGDPGLKLDSVCCLWPGAEWMEREVYDMMGIIFVGHPDLRRILTWNGFGNYPLRKDYPMRGVGERENYKVITREGA, from the coding sequence ATGTCACGTACCATCGAACACCCCGCGCTTCAGCCCCTCAAGGCTCAGTTCCCCGACATCCAATTCTTCGTCGGCGAGTTCCGCGACATGATTACTGTCGTGGTGCCTCGCGAGCAGATCGTGCGCGTTTGCACGTTCCTGCGCGACGACCCGAACCTTCGGTACGACATGCTGGCCGAGATCAACAGCGTGGATTACCTCGGCTACCCCAACGCCAAGCACCGTTTCGCCGTCAATTACGGCTTGACGAGCATCCCGCACAACAACCGGCTGTGGCTGAAGGTGTTCCTCGATCCCGCTCACGACACGGCACCCGGCAGCGAGTGGAATAAGTTCCGCGACGAAGAAGTCGTCGAGAAGGGCGACCCCGGCCTGAAGCTCGACAGCGTCTGCTGCCTCTGGCCGGGCGCTGAATGGATGGAGCGGGAAGTCTACGACATGATGGGCATCATCTTCGTCGGCCACCCCGACCTGCGGCGGATCCTGACGTGGAACGGATTCGGGAACTATCCGCTCCGCAAGGACTACCCGATGCGCGGCGTGGGCGAGCGGGAGAATTACAAGGTGATCACGCGCGAAGGGGCATGA
- the nadB gene encoding L-aspartate oxidase produces MFEALTQRRYLLPFKASRLPQQFTDVLVIGGGVAGLRAAIAAADGGCDVLLLTKDTIDESNTWYAQGGIAAVLQPADSYASHVSDTEKGGAGLCDHEAVEIVVKEGPQRVLELLQWGINFDKDASKAHGLAFTLEGGHSFARILHAYGDSTGKELAQTLINTVRARENIRIGEKTFVVDLITDDHAQAHQPPGRCVGVLALVRGQLNIIWAKTTILASGGAGQLYRESTNPKIATADGHAMAWRAGAAVKDMEMVQFHPTTLYVAGASRALITEAVRGEGAYLVDRNGYRFMKDYHEMGELAPRDVVSRAIVEQIRKTNFTHVYLDVRHLPPKEFRERFPQLAKLVDQFEIDPAKDVIPIHPAAHYMIGGVDVDLQGRSSLAGLYAVGEASCTGLHGANRLGSNSLLEGLTFGARAGLDAVTAVRELGAYKFPQTLEHRVPRSTKTELDIIDVKSSLRSVMWRNVGIERTGDRLAETREIIAFWSRYVMDKVFDPQVLGEATAVQGWEVQNMLAVCALITSAAYTRTESRGAHYRMDYPTRDDAHWRLHLLWRRPMETPIPSMVD; encoded by the coding sequence ATGTTTGAAGCGCTGACCCAGCGTCGCTACCTCCTCCCCTTCAAAGCCTCCCGCCTTCCGCAGCAGTTCACCGACGTCTTGGTGATCGGCGGCGGCGTTGCCGGGCTGCGGGCTGCCATTGCCGCCGCCGATGGCGGATGTGACGTCCTGCTGTTGACCAAAGACACCATCGACGAATCCAACACTTGGTATGCCCAGGGCGGCATCGCCGCCGTGCTTCAGCCGGCCGACAGCTACGCCTCGCACGTGAGCGATACGGAAAAAGGTGGCGCAGGGCTTTGCGATCACGAGGCCGTTGAGATCGTCGTCAAGGAAGGCCCGCAGCGTGTCCTGGAGCTGTTGCAGTGGGGCATCAATTTCGACAAGGACGCCAGCAAAGCCCACGGCCTGGCGTTCACGCTGGAAGGGGGGCACTCGTTCGCGCGCATCCTTCACGCCTACGGCGACTCCACCGGTAAAGAGCTGGCGCAGACGCTGATCAACACCGTCCGAGCGCGCGAGAACATCCGTATCGGCGAGAAGACATTTGTCGTCGATCTGATCACCGACGATCACGCCCAGGCGCACCAGCCACCCGGACGGTGCGTCGGCGTCCTGGCGCTGGTGCGGGGGCAGCTCAACATCATCTGGGCCAAGACGACCATCCTGGCCAGCGGCGGGGCGGGACAGCTCTACCGCGAAAGCACCAATCCCAAGATCGCCACCGCCGACGGCCATGCCATGGCCTGGCGTGCCGGGGCGGCGGTGAAGGACATGGAGATGGTGCAGTTTCACCCGACGACGCTCTACGTCGCCGGTGCCAGCCGCGCCCTGATCACCGAAGCCGTGCGCGGCGAAGGCGCGTACCTCGTCGATCGCAACGGCTATCGCTTCATGAAGGACTACCACGAAATGGGCGAACTCGCCCCACGTGATGTGGTCAGCCGGGCGATCGTCGAGCAGATCCGAAAAACGAACTTCACGCACGTTTATCTCGACGTTCGCCACCTGCCGCCCAAGGAGTTCCGCGAGCGGTTCCCACAACTTGCCAAGCTTGTCGATCAGTTCGAAATCGACCCTGCGAAAGACGTGATCCCCATTCACCCTGCGGCGCATTACATGATTGGCGGCGTCGATGTCGATCTCCAGGGCCGCAGCAGCCTGGCCGGGCTCTACGCCGTCGGCGAGGCCAGTTGTACCGGACTGCATGGCGCCAACCGCCTGGGCAGCAACTCGCTGCTGGAGGGCCTGACGTTCGGTGCCCGCGCCGGCCTCGACGCGGTGACGGCGGTCCGGGAGTTGGGCGCTTACAAGTTCCCTCAAACGCTCGAGCACCGTGTTCCCAGGAGTACCAAGACCGAGCTCGACATCATCGACGTCAAGAGCAGTCTTCGCAGTGTGATGTGGCGAAACGTCGGCATCGAACGCACCGGCGACCGCCTGGCCGAAACGCGCGAGATCATTGCGTTCTGGAGCCGCTACGTGATGGACAAGGTCTTCGATCCGCAGGTGTTGGGCGAGGCGACCGCGGTTCAGGGGTGGGAAGTGCAGAACATGCTCGCCGTCTGCGCCCTCATCACTAGCGCCGCCTATACCCGCACCGAAAGCCGCGGTGCGCATTATCGGATGGATTACCCCACTCGCGACGATGCGCACTGGCGGCTGCATCTGCTCTGGCGCAGGCCGATGGAGACGCCGATTCCCTCGATGGTGGATTGA
- a CDS encoding amidohydrolase, translated as MNTRYSKCVCGRGILRWCAAWLPGSVITTVLLGGSEVFADSAAPTRKPVEPVAAAELLRPIVDRETPALEKLYQSFHASPELSLHEKETAHRLAENLKGTGFEVTTGVGGHGVVAVLKNGPGKTLLIRADLDALPVREESKAAYASTVTEKDPQGRTVPVMHACGHDIHMTVLVGTAKALVATKDRWSGTLVLIGQPAEEIGHGAAAMLSDGLYTRFPRPDIGLALHVDAELEAGKVGWVAGFSTANVDSVDIVVRGVGGHGAQPQSTKDPVVIAAQIVLALQTIRSREVHPREPVVVTVGSIQGGTKHNIIPDSVTLQLTIRTYKDDVRAKVLAAVERISKGIAIAAGVPKELEPVVTLKDEFTPALYNSPELVQQVKGVFVRTFGEDNVVEREPTMGGEDFARYGKAEPKIPIFMFRLGSVPPAKMKAAREQGAALPSLHSSKYLPDSRPTLETGVTAMTAAALDLLKAERK; from the coding sequence ATGAACACTCGTTATTCGAAATGTGTCTGCGGCCGAGGCATTCTGCGTTGGTGTGCCGCATGGCTGCCTGGCTCAGTTATTACGACGGTGCTTCTGGGAGGATCGGAGGTTTTTGCCGATTCTGCCGCGCCGACACGGAAACCCGTCGAGCCTGTCGCGGCGGCCGAGTTGCTCCGACCTATCGTCGACCGAGAGACACCTGCGCTTGAGAAACTGTACCAGTCCTTTCATGCCAGCCCCGAGCTTTCGCTTCACGAAAAAGAGACCGCTCACAGACTGGCAGAGAACTTGAAAGGCACGGGCTTCGAAGTGACGACTGGCGTCGGTGGACACGGCGTTGTAGCGGTGCTCAAAAACGGTCCGGGGAAGACACTCCTGATCCGCGCTGATCTCGACGCGCTGCCCGTGCGCGAAGAATCCAAGGCAGCATATGCAAGCACCGTCACCGAGAAAGATCCGCAGGGGCGCACCGTCCCAGTCATGCACGCCTGCGGACACGACATTCACATGACTGTGCTCGTCGGCACGGCCAAGGCACTGGTTGCGACCAAAGACAGGTGGTCGGGCACGCTCGTGCTGATCGGCCAGCCCGCCGAGGAAATCGGCCACGGCGCCGCCGCGATGCTGTCGGATGGCCTGTACACACGATTCCCTCGGCCCGATATCGGCCTGGCACTTCACGTAGACGCCGAACTGGAGGCAGGCAAAGTCGGCTGGGTCGCGGGGTTTTCGACCGCGAATGTCGATTCGGTCGACATCGTGGTCCGCGGCGTAGGCGGGCACGGCGCACAACCACAATCCACGAAGGACCCCGTCGTCATCGCCGCCCAGATCGTGCTGGCCCTGCAGACCATTCGCAGCCGTGAAGTCCACCCGCGGGAACCCGTGGTCGTCACGGTAGGCTCGATCCAGGGCGGAACCAAGCACAACATCATTCCCGACAGCGTCACGCTGCAGTTGACGATTCGCACCTACAAGGACGACGTCCGCGCCAAGGTGCTGGCGGCAGTCGAGCGCATCAGCAAGGGCATCGCGATCGCCGCCGGCGTCCCGAAGGAACTGGAACCGGTCGTCACGCTCAAAGACGAGTTCACACCCGCGCTCTATAATTCTCCGGAACTGGTCCAGCAGGTGAAGGGCGTATTCGTCAGGACGTTCGGCGAAGACAATGTCGTCGAACGGGAGCCGACGATGGGCGGCGAAGATTTCGCCCGCTACGGGAAGGCCGAGCCGAAAATCCCGATCTTCATGTTCCGTCTGGGCAGCGTGCCGCCGGCGAAGATGAAGGCCGCCCGGGAACAGGGCGCGGCGTTGCCATCGCTGCATTCGTCGAAGTACCTGCCCGACAGCCGGCCGACGCTCGAAACCGGCGTCACGGCGATGACGGCAGCAGCGCTGGACCTTTTGAAAGCAGAGAGAAAGTAA
- a CDS encoding CBM96 family carbohydrate-binding protein, with product MSVSLDASGFTVVTPGVLDRVVYVSSSSGDDSNFGYSAVAPVRTIGQAKSMLRSGYGDQMLLKRGDTFYEPLGTWVKGGRSAGEPMVIGTYGVGNRPVLATGIANALTTGTSSVKTVNHLVIQGLKFWANQRDPSGGGFTGTAGNEGLRLLSGTNDLLLEDVEVDSYTTNITAAGFIGPASNIRIRRSIITDAYNTSGNSQGLYIENVSGFTLEDNVIDHNGWNDAVSGGGRTQFNHNVYIKESVGGFVARGNLISNASSHGLQARAGGVIENNTFLDNPLHMSYGLVNGGPVKAGGVTGRITNNVFQGGGTIGSLVRGWALDMSNVASATVSGNVFTDSPAASGMAISLNVVSGVTNLGSAVGVNNLLVENNVINNWTKGLQIAEGLVVGGSGATGLNNFTFRNNDIQNSQKTTVMHVGADFSTSEIHLSGNRYHSPAGTALVNIGGPSAKWYQWAPGRDFGSSETDVNYPGGNRNVGSYGSAIGLGSASGYVSAARRLGESNWQSNLLGSAAAAYVRSGYGLTGTGTPPPTVPPTVPPTVPPTVPPTVPPTVPPTVPPTVPPTVPPTVPPPPPTSATTLVPTEDATIRGGAYAGQNFGSATTIEVRQASVVDNSRMTYLKFDVSKFSTISSAMLYLKGNAMQSGSMQVEVWAAANDNWAENTITWNNDPGTKGTKIASFNAAVTGSTATTYSANLSSFFTAAKIAGEKTISLVLLSTVTSTTAGQFTSSEGGASGPYLSVKA from the coding sequence ATGTCCGTTTCATTGGACGCCAGCGGCTTTACGGTCGTTACGCCCGGCGTTTTAGACCGGGTCGTTTACGTCAGTTCATCCAGCGGCGACGACTCAAACTTCGGCTATTCCGCAGTGGCACCTGTCCGGACGATCGGCCAAGCCAAGTCGATGCTCCGCTCCGGGTACGGCGACCAGATGCTGCTCAAGCGGGGTGACACGTTTTACGAGCCTCTGGGCACCTGGGTCAAAGGAGGCCGCAGCGCCGGCGAACCAATGGTCATCGGTACCTACGGCGTCGGCAATCGTCCGGTGCTGGCCACGGGTATCGCCAATGCACTGACGACCGGCACCAGCTCCGTAAAAACGGTCAACCACCTGGTTATCCAGGGCCTTAAGTTCTGGGCAAATCAGCGAGACCCTTCCGGTGGCGGCTTCACCGGCACGGCCGGGAACGAGGGGCTGCGGCTGTTGTCCGGCACCAACGACCTGCTGCTCGAGGACGTCGAAGTTGACAGTTACACCACGAACATCACGGCGGCGGGTTTCATCGGGCCGGCAAGCAACATTCGCATTCGCCGAAGCATCATCACCGATGCCTACAACACCTCGGGTAACTCGCAGGGGCTGTATATCGAGAATGTCAGCGGATTCACGCTCGAAGACAACGTGATCGACCACAACGGGTGGAACGACGCCGTCAGCGGCGGCGGCCGGACCCAGTTCAACCACAACGTCTACATCAAAGAGTCGGTCGGGGGTTTCGTCGCCCGTGGCAATCTGATCTCCAACGCCTCCAGCCACGGCCTGCAGGCAAGAGCCGGCGGGGTCATCGAGAACAACACGTTCCTCGACAACCCGCTGCACATGAGCTACGGCCTGGTCAACGGCGGGCCGGTGAAAGCAGGCGGCGTCACCGGACGCATCACCAACAACGTCTTCCAGGGCGGGGGAACCATCGGCTCGCTCGTGCGCGGTTGGGCACTGGACATGAGCAACGTCGCCTCGGCGACCGTCAGTGGCAATGTCTTCACCGACTCGCCCGCCGCCAGCGGAATGGCCATTTCGCTGAACGTCGTGTCCGGCGTGACAAACCTCGGCAGCGCGGTCGGGGTGAACAACCTGCTGGTCGAGAACAACGTCATCAACAACTGGACCAAGGGATTGCAGATCGCCGAGGGTCTTGTGGTCGGCGGCAGCGGGGCGACGGGGCTCAACAACTTCACGTTCCGCAATAACGACATCCAGAACTCGCAGAAGACGACGGTCATGCACGTCGGCGCCGATTTCTCGACCAGCGAGATCCACCTCTCTGGCAACCGATACCACAGCCCGGCCGGCACGGCGCTGGTCAACATCGGCGGTCCGTCCGCCAAATGGTATCAGTGGGCGCCGGGTCGTGATTTCGGCAGCAGCGAAACCGACGTGAACTACCCCGGCGGCAACCGCAATGTCGGTAGCTACGGCTCGGCCATCGGACTGGGCTCGGCCAGCGGATACGTTTCAGCGGCGAGAAGGCTCGGTGAGAGCAACTGGCAGTCCAACCTGCTGGGCTCGGCGGCGGCGGCGTACGTTCGAAGTGGTTACGGACTGACCGGAACCGGAACGCCGCCGCCCACCGTTCCACCAACGGTGCCTCCGACGGTTCCACCTACTGTTCCACCTACCGTGCCCCCGACTGTGCCACCCACGGTTCCACCCACCGTCCCCCCGACGGTGCCGCCCACCGTTCCACCACCTCCGCCAACGTCCGCGACGACGCTGGTGCCGACCGAAGACGCGACCATTCGCGGCGGGGCGTACGCCGGGCAGAACTTCGGGTCGGCAACCACGATTGAGGTCCGACAGGCGTCGGTGGTCGACAACTCGCGAATGACCTACCTGAAGTTCGACGTGTCGAAGTTCAGCACCATTTCGTCCGCCATGCTCTACCTCAAGGGAAACGCCATGCAGTCCGGCAGCATGCAGGTAGAGGTCTGGGCGGCGGCCAACGATAACTGGGCCGAGAACACGATCACATGGAACAACGACCCCGGCACGAAGGGGACAAAGATCGCGTCGTTTAACGCCGCCGTCACCGGATCGACCGCCACGACATACTCGGCCAACCTGTCGTCGTTCTTCACGGCCGCCAAGATAGCGGGAGAGAAGACGATCTCGCTGGTGCTGTTGTCCACAGTCACGTCCACAACGGCCGGTCAGTTCACCAGCAGTGAAGGCGGGGCGAGCGGGCCGTATCTGTCGGTCAAGGCGTAA